From Hyalangium ruber, the proteins below share one genomic window:
- a CDS encoding suppressor of fused domain protein produces MHEELLQKMARARDAAYGTLGRMEADVLTFILNPTFNGGPRWPSLRQAWRVIHRPGGMLLASDGLSDPFDDQDGPSMGFGIECILETDEPLPRVQDSWPFQALVQVCQTAAGHGGLRQLLDEMKLVSVELSGEGMPDSLVTADDSVGVLLGMGSSTLPTLIQTPAGDVHLVTVKLLLAEELEYVRQNGAKGRAELARRFARNGEEHLSRARRAPVI; encoded by the coding sequence ATGCACGAGGAGCTCCTGCAGAAGATGGCCCGTGCCCGGGATGCCGCCTACGGCACGCTGGGGAGGATGGAGGCCGACGTCCTCACCTTCATCCTCAACCCCACCTTCAACGGCGGTCCGCGCTGGCCCAGCCTGCGTCAGGCCTGGCGGGTCATCCACCGCCCGGGCGGCATGCTGCTCGCCAGCGACGGGCTGTCGGATCCGTTCGATGACCAGGACGGGCCCTCCATGGGCTTCGGCATCGAATGCATCCTCGAGACGGACGAGCCGCTGCCGCGCGTGCAGGACAGCTGGCCCTTCCAGGCGCTCGTGCAGGTGTGCCAGACGGCCGCGGGCCACGGCGGCCTGCGCCAGCTGCTCGATGAGATGAAGCTCGTGTCGGTGGAGCTGTCCGGCGAAGGCATGCCCGATTCGCTCGTCACCGCCGATGACTCGGTGGGCGTGTTGCTCGGCATGGGCTCCAGCACCCTGCCCACCCTCATCCAGACTCCCGCCGGAGACGTACACCTGGTCACCGTGAAGCTGCTGCTCGCCGAGGAGCTCGAGTACGTGCGACAGAACGGTGCCAAGGGCCGCGCCGAACTGGCCCGCCGCTTCGCGCGCAACGGTGAGGAGCACCTGTCGCGCGCCCGTCGCGCGCCCGTCATCTGA
- a CDS encoding helix-turn-helix domain-containing protein yields MEKPLASILGAVARTARMRAGLTQEDVAERIGMASEVYGRMERGQMLPRVENLRRLCLVLNVPPHELLGLEAMTGDAGFPWEEAKGRADETADMRRLLRRMRKLSAAQVKLLSLIAGAMVHKGKPAKGKKGTPRP; encoded by the coding sequence ATGGAAAAACCCCTTGCGAGCATTCTCGGAGCCGTGGCGCGCACCGCACGCATGCGGGCGGGATTGACCCAGGAAGACGTGGCCGAGCGCATCGGCATGGCCTCGGAAGTGTACGGGCGCATGGAGCGCGGGCAGATGCTGCCGCGCGTGGAGAACCTGCGGCGGTTGTGCCTGGTGCTCAACGTGCCGCCGCACGAGCTGCTCGGCCTGGAGGCGATGACGGGCGATGCGGGCTTCCCGTGGGAGGAGGCCAAGGGCCGCGCCGATGAGACCGCGGACATGCGGCGACTGCTGCGCCGCATGCGCAAGCTCAGCGCCGCGCAGGTGAAGCTGTTGAGCCTCATCGCCGGAGCGATGGTTCACAAGGGCAAGCCCGCCAAGGGCAAGAAGGGAACCCCGCGTCCGTGA
- a CDS encoding DUF2381 family protein, which produces MRSSCLVRLLVLLPLAGAPLARAQPAPCQPEGRRLELADGTASPPEVCIAPGLSTTLLFDAPLLEGEVVLEGREHFERVEAAGRTLVLVPTEKLPATARLRLEVRFAPGTAPTRAAFSLVARSAQAERLVEVSRPPSPTDSCPARAEQLEAALQQCQAERARTSEPFGDPPSLAAMLIGGMFDERDIRALRLDKSELTAAPGEVVQVERLSLHGTRSRLAVKVLLRNRDARPWVLAGASLTDASGQVKQALWIQRREPLAPGASDFVWLELEMPGPGISPRTFTLQLWDEGRQRTATVRGARLP; this is translated from the coding sequence TTGCGCTCCTCATGCCTCGTCCGCCTCCTGGTGCTCCTGCCGCTGGCGGGTGCCCCCCTCGCGCGGGCGCAGCCTGCCCCTTGCCAACCGGAGGGCCGACGCCTCGAGCTGGCGGATGGCACGGCCTCTCCCCCCGAGGTCTGCATCGCCCCGGGCCTGTCCACCACGCTGCTCTTCGACGCGCCCCTCCTCGAGGGCGAGGTGGTGCTGGAGGGACGTGAGCACTTCGAGCGGGTGGAGGCGGCCGGCCGCACGCTGGTGCTGGTTCCCACGGAGAAGCTCCCCGCCACCGCGCGGCTTCGGTTGGAGGTGCGCTTCGCCCCGGGCACCGCCCCCACGCGCGCGGCGTTCAGCCTCGTGGCCCGCTCCGCCCAGGCCGAGCGACTGGTGGAGGTGTCCCGCCCCCCGTCGCCCACGGACTCCTGCCCCGCGCGGGCCGAGCAGCTGGAGGCGGCGCTCCAGCAGTGCCAGGCCGAGCGCGCGCGCACTTCCGAGCCCTTCGGCGACCCACCGAGCCTGGCGGCCATGTTGATCGGCGGCATGTTCGACGAAAGGGACATTCGCGCGCTGCGGCTCGACAAGTCGGAGCTCACCGCCGCCCCGGGGGAGGTGGTGCAGGTGGAGCGCCTCTCCCTGCATGGCACGCGCTCGCGGCTGGCGGTGAAGGTGCTGCTGCGCAACCGGGACGCCCGTCCCTGGGTGCTCGCGGGCGCCTCGCTGACGGACGCGTCCGGACAGGTAAAGCAGGCGCTGTGGATTCAGCGAAGGGAGCCGCTCGCCCCGGGGGCCTCGGACTTCGTGTGGCTGGAGCTGGAGATGCCGGGCCCGGGAATCTCTCCGCGCACCTTCACCTTGCAGCTGTGGGACGAGGGCCGGCAGCGCACCGCCACCGTGCGGGGGGCTCGGCTGCCGTAG
- a CDS encoding serine/threonine protein kinase, which produces MQHPRHLLPDMMVGPWRIKGPLGTGGFGAVFRVESAGTEYALKFAVHGPDSEDLNRTDARARRELACLLLISHPNVVRVWGHGRWPDPRSGFHYVVMDYVEGLTLVDWVKQARPTPRQVVRLFDTLALTLAALHAQGVHHRDLKGTNILVRAADGQPVLVDFGAAEHSAVSSPLTEGPLPPGTPHLRTPEALRFHREQYTDPEARYPFQPTDELYALGATLYEVLTGAPPFPPHLPRDVLIGLIETKMPASPDTLNPSVPPALAELVLRLLAKRPEERPASGRVLHEQFQALLRDEAPAWDAPLLPGADTATTEGMGAAPVAAPIAVPVPSLERLPPPPVSEASAPTVAPARQAPRRWRWALATLTAGVLLAVALAALRGGGDSSPGLPPPPPTAMEAPSPLEALPPLTASDSGTEDTLPFALPSTDAGTWPLVQAPLSLPPQKGPSLMRPKAPAKHSEPPQAPEPEQPRGSGASPPSKFAGALAACILTGSCASTDPVVRPDGALSQLCPPGAAEAMRRDLGISEPVLHEVAMPGNHKGEFWEEGEFWLVREGRHEVTTFEQLRWKKMPVGTAIIGDFFIGDRLYARFTEVRFPDGRRFPFCGHLVGRDDGETGQPFLKGSKDGAMKVLPVSYVSPDFYKH; this is translated from the coding sequence ATGCAGCACCCCCGCCACCTGCTGCCGGACATGATGGTGGGCCCCTGGCGCATCAAGGGCCCCTTGGGCACGGGAGGCTTCGGCGCGGTGTTCCGCGTGGAGTCCGCCGGCACCGAGTATGCCCTCAAGTTCGCCGTCCACGGGCCCGACAGCGAGGACCTCAATCGCACGGACGCGCGCGCGCGGCGCGAGCTGGCCTGCCTGCTGCTCATCTCCCACCCCAACGTGGTGCGCGTCTGGGGACACGGGCGCTGGCCCGACCCACGCAGCGGCTTCCACTACGTCGTCATGGACTACGTGGAGGGCCTCACCCTCGTGGACTGGGTGAAGCAGGCGCGCCCCACGCCGCGCCAGGTGGTGCGCCTGTTCGACACGCTGGCGCTCACGCTGGCCGCGCTGCACGCCCAGGGCGTCCACCACCGCGACTTGAAGGGGACCAACATCCTGGTGCGCGCCGCCGACGGGCAGCCGGTGCTGGTGGACTTCGGCGCCGCCGAGCACTCCGCCGTCTCCTCGCCGCTCACCGAGGGGCCGCTGCCGCCGGGCACCCCGCACCTGCGCACCCCCGAGGCGCTGCGCTTCCACCGCGAGCAGTACACCGACCCCGAGGCGCGCTACCCCTTCCAGCCCACCGATGAGCTCTACGCGCTGGGCGCCACGCTCTACGAGGTGCTCACCGGCGCGCCGCCCTTCCCGCCGCACCTGCCCCGAGATGTCCTCATCGGGCTCATTGAAACGAAGATGCCCGCCTCGCCGGACACGCTCAACCCCAGCGTGCCGCCCGCGCTGGCGGAGCTGGTGCTGCGGCTGCTCGCGAAGCGCCCCGAGGAGCGCCCCGCCAGCGGCCGGGTGCTGCATGAGCAGTTCCAGGCGCTGCTGCGCGACGAGGCGCCCGCGTGGGACGCGCCCCTGCTGCCCGGCGCGGACACCGCGACGACCGAGGGCATGGGCGCCGCACCCGTCGCCGCGCCCATCGCCGTGCCCGTGCCGAGCCTGGAGCGGCTGCCCCCGCCCCCCGTGAGCGAGGCGAGCGCGCCCACCGTGGCGCCGGCGCGGCAGGCGCCGAGGCGGTGGCGCTGGGCGCTCGCGACCCTCACGGCCGGGGTGCTGCTCGCGGTGGCCCTGGCGGCGCTGCGCGGCGGAGGAGACAGCTCGCCGGGCCTGCCCCCGCCCCCGCCCACCGCCATGGAGGCCCCTTCACCGCTGGAGGCGCTCCCCCCGCTCACGGCGAGCGACTCGGGCACCGAGGACACCCTTCCCTTCGCCCTCCCCTCTACCGATGCCGGGACCTGGCCCCTTGTCCAGGCGCCCCTTTCCCTCCCACCACAGAAAGGTCCATCCCTCATGAGGCCCAAAGCACCCGCGAAGCACTCCGAGCCCCCGCAGGCGCCGGAGCCGGAGCAGCCCCGCGGCTCCGGCGCCAGCCCGCCCAGCAAGTTCGCCGGCGCGCTCGCCGCCTGCATCCTCACGGGGAGCTGTGCTTCCACCGACCCCGTCGTGCGCCCCGACGGCGCGCTCTCGCAGCTCTGTCCCCCGGGCGCCGCGGAGGCCATGCGCAGGGACCTGGGCATCTCCGAGCCGGTGCTCCACGAAGTCGCCATGCCCGGCAACCACAAGGGCGAGTTCTGGGAGGAGGGCGAATTCTGGCTGGTGCGCGAGGGGCGCCACGAAGTCACCACCTTCGAGCAGCTGCGCTGGAAGAAGATGCCGGTGGGCACCGCCATCATCGGCGACTTCTTCATCGGCGACAGGCTGTATGCGCGCTTCACCGAGGTGCGCTTCCCGGACGGCCGGCGCTTCCCCTTCTGCGGGCACCTGGTCGGCCGAGACGACGGGGAGACCGGACAGCCCTTCCTGAAGGGCTCCAAGGACGGGGCGATGAAGGTGCTGCCCGTGTCCTACGTGTCCCCTGACTTCTACAAGCATTGA
- a CDS encoding cupin domain-containing protein, giving the protein MVDELVRTLGLRPHPEGGYYQETYRAPLRVETPRGPRSAGTAIYYLLPRGAFAAWHEVASDEVWHFYDGAPLTLYLLSERGLETVVLGRDVARGERPQVVIPAGVLQAALPKGDYTLVGCTVAPGFDFADWRMPPREELLARHPEHAELVRQLTHPG; this is encoded by the coding sequence ATGGTCGACGAGCTGGTGCGAACGCTGGGACTCCGGCCTCACCCGGAGGGCGGTTACTACCAGGAGACATACCGAGCGCCGCTGCGGGTGGAGACGCCGCGAGGGCCGCGCTCGGCGGGCACGGCCATCTACTACCTGCTGCCGCGCGGGGCCTTCGCCGCGTGGCACGAGGTGGCCTCGGACGAGGTGTGGCACTTCTACGACGGGGCGCCGCTGACGCTCTACCTGTTGAGTGAGCGAGGGCTGGAGACGGTGGTGCTCGGCCGGGACGTGGCGCGCGGCGAGCGGCCTCAAGTGGTCATCCCCGCCGGGGTGCTGCAGGCGGCGCTACCGAAGGGGGACTACACGCTGGTGGGCTGCACGGTGGCGCCGGGCTTCGACTTCGCGGACTGGCGGATGCCCCCGCGCGAGGAGCTGCTGGCCCGCCACCCGGAGCACGCCGAGCTGGTGCGCCAGCTCACCCACCCGGGCTGA
- a CDS encoding AAA family ATPase produces the protein MIRSVRFENFRCLREVELPLEPLTVLVGPQASGKTAVLDGLDFQPGCDVKDYWRQEETGRPVVEWRYENGRRMRVEYPLRALDSTPMQGHTLQALALDLAAMREEGRGGRSPVLNRTGDNLSEVFAALPPEARQRVVEELCRLVPTVGGVELREGKGRTQRLRFRDAWREDLWISPDRVGDTVLVLLAYLVLPYQRPPPDVLTVDMPERGLPPWLLGDVMAWLRGMTTGKLGGEPVQVVLATSSPELLEHVSPEEVRVFSREPEDGSVRVSASPEDVADWRQRLAMM, from the coding sequence ATGATTCGCTCGGTCCGCTTCGAGAACTTCCGGTGCCTGAGGGAGGTGGAGCTGCCCTTGGAGCCGTTGACGGTGCTGGTCGGGCCGCAGGCCTCGGGGAAGACGGCGGTGCTGGACGGGCTGGACTTCCAACCGGGCTGCGACGTGAAGGACTACTGGCGGCAGGAGGAGACGGGCCGGCCGGTGGTGGAGTGGCGCTACGAGAACGGGCGGCGCATGCGGGTGGAGTACCCGCTGCGGGCGCTGGACTCCACGCCGATGCAGGGGCACACGCTGCAAGCGTTGGCGTTGGACCTGGCGGCGATGCGGGAGGAGGGGCGCGGGGGGCGCTCGCCGGTGTTGAACCGGACGGGGGACAACCTGTCGGAGGTGTTCGCGGCATTGCCGCCGGAGGCGCGGCAGCGGGTGGTGGAGGAGCTGTGCCGGCTGGTGCCGACGGTGGGCGGGGTGGAGCTGCGGGAGGGGAAGGGGCGCACGCAGCGGCTGCGGTTTCGGGACGCGTGGCGGGAGGACCTGTGGATTTCGCCGGACCGGGTGGGGGACACGGTGCTGGTGCTGCTGGCGTACCTGGTGCTGCCGTACCAGCGGCCGCCGCCGGACGTGCTGACGGTGGACATGCCGGAGCGGGGGCTGCCGCCGTGGTTGTTGGGGGATGTGATGGCGTGGCTGCGGGGCATGACGACGGGGAAGCTGGGAGGCGAGCCGGTGCAGGTGGTGCTGGCGACGTCGTCACCGGAGCTGCTGGAGCACGTGTCCCCGGAGGAGGTGCGAGTGTTCTCGCGAGAGCCGGAGGATGGCTCGGTGCGGGTGAGCGCCTCGCCGGAGGACGTGGCGGACTGGCGCCAGCGGCTGGCGATGATGTGA
- a CDS encoding head protein → MNSRKLTSKAKELLAELRAKAPSEEQQELLDVLFDALLFIDSTGQLYAFEDYRQHLASNDPPRVVASFDTREEAEAWLQALPEPPSSAYVLIADRYHLLSYNRELKHRRLFPHPVLEYFLGARIRDGLPPPVASFATKQEAEAWFENEAAPPQQAVITISGEPHLAVYHPNIHHRALYPFSMAAAGEEPQAPLEEPSE, encoded by the coding sequence ATGAACTCTCGCAAGCTCACCTCCAAGGCCAAGGAGTTGCTCGCGGAGCTGCGGGCGAAGGCTCCCTCCGAGGAGCAACAAGAGCTTCTGGATGTCCTCTTCGATGCCCTCTTGTTCATCGACTCCACGGGCCAGCTCTACGCCTTCGAGGACTATCGCCAGCACCTCGCCTCCAACGACCCTCCGCGCGTGGTGGCTTCGTTCGACACGCGCGAGGAGGCGGAAGCCTGGTTGCAGGCACTCCCTGAGCCACCCTCGTCGGCCTACGTCCTGATTGCGGACCGATACCACCTGCTCTCCTACAACCGAGAGCTGAAGCACCGCCGCCTCTTCCCCCACCCCGTTCTCGAGTACTTCCTTGGCGCTCGGATTCGAGACGGGCTGCCCCCGCCCGTGGCGTCCTTCGCCACGAAGCAGGAGGCCGAGGCTTGGTTCGAAAACGAGGCCGCGCCCCCCCAACAGGCCGTCATCACCATCTCAGGGGAACCCCACCTCGCCGTGTATCACCCCAATATCCACCACCGAGCGCTCTACCCCTTCTCCATGGCCGCCGCGGGGGAGGAGCCGCAAGCGCCTCTCGAAGAGCCCTCCGAGTAA
- a CDS encoding serine/threonine protein kinase, with translation MHRRQHQGEEVPGRMHPTGLEAGTQVEDWRLLGRHEAGSFGVVYLAVRVGAEAAGPCALKLARARGDARLSREVGLLGRVRHPNVPRLQGHGEWYGFPYVVTEWVEGVSLSRWTRLCNPSGRQVTRLLAKLAGALAAVHAVGGAHRDIKSENVLVRLEDGEPMLTDFGAGTWEGAAPLTVNGPPGTPLYYSPERLRAHLNLLPPGAPSGAGPADDVYGLGVTAFRLLTDTYPFTELEEEQRTQERLRGRLPRAPHEVNPGVPVELSAWVMRLLAARPEERPSMWQVAEALSKAQENTPEQPLFAWETDPERLGPGRRLASRMEYELLLVRARAEENQARVAAEIERAQAEREAPPPSEPESLSPPHPKERKARSRRARAQQSWLAAVGLVVLALGVWWSSEVPSPAPADDKRDAGTVGLGDTPLPAPSRAVSSESERSGMGLDMPMKPLPGQRGPPCRKPAVEIYGGCWVAIEEQSPPCSDDAYAWKNRCYWPIRGPQKPATSDLPESPGER, from the coding sequence ATGCACCGCAGGCAACACCAGGGTGAGGAGGTGCCGGGCAGGATGCATCCGACGGGCCTGGAGGCGGGCACGCAGGTGGAGGACTGGCGGCTGCTGGGAAGGCACGAGGCAGGCAGCTTCGGGGTGGTGTACCTGGCGGTGCGGGTGGGCGCGGAGGCAGCCGGTCCCTGCGCGCTGAAGCTGGCCCGAGCCCGGGGAGACGCGCGACTGAGCCGGGAGGTGGGGCTGCTGGGGCGGGTACGGCATCCGAACGTGCCTCGGCTCCAGGGACACGGCGAGTGGTACGGCTTTCCGTACGTGGTCACGGAATGGGTGGAAGGGGTGTCCCTGTCGAGGTGGACGCGGCTGTGCAACCCCTCGGGACGGCAGGTGACGCGGCTGCTGGCGAAGCTCGCGGGAGCGCTGGCGGCGGTACACGCGGTGGGCGGAGCGCACCGGGACATCAAGAGCGAGAACGTGTTGGTGCGCCTGGAAGACGGCGAGCCGATGCTGACGGACTTCGGAGCAGGCACCTGGGAGGGAGCCGCCCCGCTGACGGTGAACGGCCCTCCGGGGACGCCGCTGTACTACAGCCCGGAGCGGCTGCGCGCGCACCTGAACCTGCTCCCCCCGGGAGCACCCAGTGGCGCCGGACCGGCCGATGACGTGTATGGCCTGGGAGTAACGGCCTTCCGGCTGCTGACGGACACCTACCCCTTCACGGAGCTGGAAGAGGAGCAACGGACGCAGGAGCGGCTACGGGGTCGGCTGCCACGAGCACCGCACGAGGTGAACCCGGGAGTGCCAGTGGAGCTGAGCGCATGGGTGATGCGACTGCTGGCGGCGCGCCCCGAGGAACGCCCATCCATGTGGCAGGTAGCGGAAGCATTGTCGAAGGCACAGGAGAACACCCCGGAGCAGCCGCTCTTCGCCTGGGAGACGGACCCCGAGCGGTTGGGCCCGGGGCGGCGGCTGGCTTCCCGGATGGAGTACGAGCTGTTGCTGGTGCGAGCGCGGGCGGAGGAGAACCAGGCACGGGTGGCCGCTGAAATCGAGCGAGCCCAGGCGGAGCGGGAAGCACCGCCACCCTCCGAGCCCGAGTCACTGTCGCCCCCACACCCCAAGGAGCGCAAGGCGCGGTCTCGCCGTGCCCGTGCGCAGCAGTCGTGGCTCGCGGCGGTGGGGCTCGTCGTCCTCGCCCTCGGTGTGTGGTGGTCATCGGAGGTGCCGTCGCCAGCGCCAGCCGACGACAAGAGGGATGCGGGGACGGTGGGCCTGGGTGACACGCCACTTCCTGCTCCCTCGCGGGCGGTGTCGTCCGAGTCAGAGCGAAGCGGCATGGGCCTCGACATGCCGATGAAGCCGCTTCCCGGCCAGCGCGGGCCGCCCTGTCGGAAGCCTGCGGTCGAGATCTACGGTGGGTGTTGGGTCGCGATAGAGGAACAGTCCCCGCCGTGTAGTGACGATGCCTACGCCTGGAAGAACCGCTGCTACTGGCCCATTCGAGGCCCCCAGAAACCCGCGACCTCGGACCTTCCCGAAAGCCCAGGCGAACGTTGA